In the Gemmatimonadota bacterium genome, one interval contains:
- a CDS encoding NHL repeat-containing protein, with protein sequence MRPLVRLGADSAFGLALPSATPTASQMYAPRGVWLDGTRLVVADSGNHRILIWHRMPEHDGAPADVVLGQPDFESEGAAAGGRSKARGLHLPTAVTMIDGKLVVADAWHHRVLVWHTLPTTSYVPADVVIGQPSLEDCEPNRGESVSATTLYWPYGVGMGGGWFWIADTGNRRVLGWPTLPLEGEAPHVILGQPSATDNSENRGGAPDARSFRWPHAVAGDADTLYIADAGNHRILGWTPSPRADVAASLVLGQQDFSSNEELPHRKQGAHRLRFPYAIASGSERLVVADTANNRVLVWPSLPRKGVQLPAAAVLGQVDFDAAGENRWKAVASDTLCWPYGIAMHGDRLAIADSGNNRVVLWSLDDAPAPVTTGAPPASFAATP encoded by the coding sequence ATGAGACCCCTCGTCCGACTCGGCGCCGACTCGGCGTTCGGACTCGCCCTCCCCTCGGCCACGCCGACGGCGTCGCAGATGTATGCGCCGCGCGGTGTGTGGCTCGACGGTACGCGGCTCGTCGTCGCCGACAGCGGCAACCATCGTATTCTCATCTGGCATCGCATGCCGGAGCACGATGGCGCGCCGGCCGACGTGGTGCTCGGGCAGCCGGACTTCGAGAGCGAGGGGGCCGCGGCGGGCGGGCGCAGCAAGGCGCGCGGATTGCACCTGCCGACCGCCGTCACCATGATCGATGGGAAGCTGGTCGTGGCCGACGCGTGGCATCATCGGGTGCTGGTGTGGCACACGCTGCCCACCACCTCGTACGTGCCCGCCGATGTCGTCATCGGCCAGCCGTCGCTCGAGGACTGCGAGCCCAATCGTGGCGAGTCCGTGAGCGCGACGACGCTCTACTGGCCGTACGGCGTGGGAATGGGGGGCGGCTGGTTCTGGATCGCCGACACCGGGAATCGCCGCGTGTTGGGGTGGCCGACGCTTCCCCTCGAGGGCGAGGCCCCGCACGTGATCCTCGGACAGCCGAGCGCCACGGACAACAGCGAGAATCGCGGGGGGGCTCCCGACGCGCGATCGTTCCGGTGGCCGCATGCCGTGGCCGGCGACGCAGACACGCTGTACATCGCCGATGCGGGCAATCACCGCATCCTCGGGTGGACCCCATCCCCTCGTGCCGACGTCGCGGCCTCGCTGGTGCTGGGGCAGCAGGACTTCTCCTCCAATGAGGAATTGCCGCATCGCAAGCAGGGGGCGCACCGCCTGCGCTTCCCGTACGCCATCGCTTCGGGGAGCGAGCGCCTGGTGGTGGCCGACACCGCGAACAACCGCGTCCTCGTCTGGCCCTCGCTACCGCGTAAGGGAGTCCAGCTGCCGGCGGCCGCAGTCCTCGGGCAGGTCGACTTCGACGCGGCCGGCGAGAATCGCTGGAAGGCGGTCGCCTCCGACACACTCTGCTGGCCCTATGGCATCGCGATGCACGGCGACCGCCTCGCGATTGCCGACTCGGGGAACAACCGGGTCGTGCTCTGGTCACTCGACGACGCGCCAGCCCCGGTAACGACGGGTGCGCCGCCGGCCAGTTTCGCTGCGACGCCATAG
- a CDS encoding hydrogenase maturation protease, translating to MPSPDVPEVLFTSHGYLVLQADVARTYFPGDTILALKRDRELWLLPTRGAAAGGLVLKQRNLEGDRSVLVREVLEDAPVVGTRAAIWDARQGVLRVALIGAA from the coding sequence ATGCCGTCGCCTGACGTGCCCGAGGTCCTCTTCACGAGCCACGGCTACCTCGTCCTGCAGGCCGACGTGGCGCGCACGTACTTCCCGGGCGACACCATCCTCGCCCTCAAGCGCGACCGCGAACTGTGGCTCCTCCCCACCCGCGGGGCGGCGGCCGGCGGCCTCGTGCTCAAGCAACGCAACCTCGAGGGCGATCGCTCGGTCCTGGTGCGCGAGGTGCTCGAAGACGCCCCCGTGGTTGGGACGCGTGCCGCCATCTGGGATGCACGTCAGGGCGTCCTGCGCGTCGCGCTGATCGGGGCCGCGTGA
- a CDS encoding DUF1641 domain-containing protein, protein MGITLPPPSTTAQEQLLARLSEEKTVEALNRLLDRLDVIAFVAEALDGFLGRANVVADSVASSMADLRKLAGEAGTAEVVEKLPKLAKAGVKLADATDNPAFARLMESGILEKLGDEKTIGSIKALIERLELAVFTLEALDGWLRRGDDIAQALAQGADDLRGVVPNIDVQKVREVLTALPPLVDAGKTLIASGMLETKTVAVLGSIGRSAAQSYDEAKSHKHAPRQLGVFALMRELKDPDVNRALDFLLRVAKAYGQSLK, encoded by the coding sequence ATGGGGATCACCCTCCCCCCGCCGAGCACTACAGCTCAAGAGCAGTTGCTGGCCCGCCTCTCCGAGGAGAAGACCGTGGAGGCGCTCAACCGCCTCCTGGACCGATTGGACGTCATCGCCTTCGTCGCCGAAGCGCTCGACGGCTTCCTCGGACGCGCCAACGTAGTGGCCGATTCGGTCGCCTCGAGCATGGCCGATCTGCGCAAGCTGGCAGGAGAGGCGGGGACGGCGGAAGTGGTGGAGAAGCTGCCGAAGCTCGCCAAGGCGGGGGTCAAGCTGGCCGACGCCACCGACAACCCCGCGTTCGCGCGCCTGATGGAGTCGGGGATCCTGGAGAAGCTGGGCGACGAGAAGACGATCGGCTCCATCAAGGCGCTCATCGAGCGACTCGAGCTGGCCGTCTTCACGCTCGAAGCGCTGGACGGCTGGCTGCGGCGTGGTGACGACATCGCGCAGGCGCTGGCCCAGGGAGCGGACGACCTCCGTGGCGTCGTGCCGAACATCGACGTGCAGAAGGTGCGTGAGGTCCTCACGGCGTTGCCGCCACTGGTGGACGCGGGCAAGACGCTGATCGCCTCCGGAATGCTGGAGACGAAGACCGTCGCGGTGCTCGGCTCCATCGGCCGATCGGCGGCACAGTCGTACGACGAGGCGAAGTCGCACAAACATGCGCCGAGGCAGCTTGGCGTGTTCGCGCTCATGCGCGAGCTTAAGGATCCGGATGTGAATCGGGCCCTGGACTTCCTGCTGCGCGTGGCCAAGGCCTACGGGCAGTCCCTCAAGTAG
- a CDS encoding GAF domain-containing sensor histidine kinase, whose translation MTAPPGATVSGGGVTPPVGGDGMDRARGAVDSLHAAARAVAQEPDARELTQALAQQVVLTMRCEWATVAMVVNDQVTVSATARHGVGITHDQPNDSQRALLEWVAQRRQLFVGHDATSLIAGAGIALDEMGARQAVVVPALHHQGQAVAVLLAADRRVGTGFGPLDVRLLETIAQQAVVGFDRAILLDQLGEWTRGMEALLAFSAAVNQQRDPSTLVRDMVEHTARFLNADGGRAGLAERDESSDDLVMVSQARWRHGAWCEAPRRWTRQAGLPGYVLENEFPYLAADYPDDRLADEELRGEVRYALCVPIKNSEHQVLGFFELHRGDGGQPFTWHDAAFLESLANTTAVAIENARLVGALAAKNDEVRALSAHHVNRLEAERQHIARELHDEAGQALVGVKLALQAMAHSVPDSLPAIKEPLAQLRNEVNQATARLRTLARRLRPPTLDQLGLHAALQQLAQEAGDRSGLVVSLDLASLPSRLAPDMETALFRITQEALTNVANHADAAQVDISLGLCDRMLYLRIHDDGCGFDPTATSGGLGLLGIRERVGMLGGEFAVTSSAGHGATLLVKVPPR comes from the coding sequence ATGACCGCGCCCCCCGGAGCGACAGTTTCGGGGGGAGGAGTCACGCCGCCGGTGGGCGGCGACGGGATGGACCGCGCGCGAGGAGCCGTCGACTCGCTGCACGCCGCGGCGCGCGCGGTGGCGCAGGAGCCCGATGCGCGCGAACTCACGCAGGCGCTGGCGCAGCAGGTGGTGCTGACCATGCGCTGCGAGTGGGCGACCGTGGCCATGGTCGTGAACGATCAGGTCACGGTATCGGCGACCGCCCGGCACGGCGTGGGCATCACGCACGATCAGCCCAACGATTCGCAGCGGGCGCTGCTGGAGTGGGTGGCCCAGCGCCGGCAGCTGTTCGTGGGGCACGATGCGACGTCGCTGATTGCCGGGGCGGGGATCGCCCTGGACGAAATGGGGGCTCGGCAGGCCGTGGTCGTCCCTGCCCTGCATCACCAGGGACAGGCGGTGGCCGTGCTCCTGGCGGCCGACCGGCGGGTCGGGACCGGGTTCGGCCCCCTCGACGTTCGCCTCCTCGAGACGATCGCCCAGCAGGCGGTCGTGGGCTTCGATCGCGCCATCCTGCTCGACCAGCTCGGCGAATGGACGCGCGGCATGGAGGCGCTGCTGGCGTTCAGCGCGGCGGTCAACCAGCAGCGCGACCCGTCGACGCTGGTGCGTGACATGGTCGAACACACGGCACGCTTTCTCAACGCCGACGGGGGGCGCGCAGGACTCGCCGAGCGCGACGAGTCGAGCGACGACCTGGTGATGGTCTCACAGGCACGCTGGCGGCACGGGGCGTGGTGTGAGGCGCCGCGTCGATGGACGCGTCAGGCGGGGCTTCCGGGCTACGTGCTCGAGAACGAGTTCCCGTATCTCGCGGCCGACTATCCCGACGACCGCCTGGCCGATGAGGAGCTGCGAGGCGAGGTGCGGTACGCGCTCTGCGTTCCGATCAAGAACAGCGAGCATCAGGTGCTGGGCTTCTTCGAGCTGCATCGCGGCGACGGCGGCCAGCCGTTCACGTGGCACGACGCCGCCTTCCTCGAATCGTTGGCCAACACGACGGCCGTCGCCATCGAGAACGCGCGACTCGTGGGGGCGCTCGCCGCCAAGAACGACGAGGTCCGCGCCTTGTCGGCGCACCACGTGAACCGCCTCGAGGCGGAACGCCAGCACATTGCCCGCGAACTCCACGACGAGGCGGGACAGGCGCTGGTCGGGGTCAAGCTCGCCCTGCAGGCGATGGCGCACTCGGTGCCCGACAGCCTCCCGGCCATCAAGGAGCCGCTGGCACAGCTGCGCAACGAGGTGAACCAGGCGACGGCGCGACTGCGCACGCTGGCGCGCCGCCTGCGCCCTCCCACGCTGGACCAGCTCGGCCTGCACGCCGCGTTGCAGCAGTTGGCGCAGGAAGCGGGCGACCGCTCGGGCCTCGTCGTCTCGCTCGACCTCGCGAGCCTCCCGTCGCGCCTGGCACCGGACATGGAGACCGCGCTCTTCCGCATCACGCAGGAGGCGTTGACCAACGTCGCCAACCATGCCGACGCCGCGCAGGTCGACATCTCGTTAGGGCTCTGCGACCGGATGCTCTACTTGCGCATCCACGACGACGGCTGCGGCTTCGATCCCACGGCCACCAGCGGCGGATTGGGGTTGCTCGGCATTCGCGAGCGGGTGGGGATGCTGGGTGGCGAATTCGCCGTGACGAGCAGCGCTGGGCACGGTGCGACGCTCCTGGTCAAGGTTCCCCCCCGCTGA
- a CDS encoding hydrogenase, translating to MATVLWLQGGACSGNTMSFLNAEEPSACDLVTDFGIDLLWHPSLGMEMGENAQRLLHDLAAGRKQLDLFVFEGTVILGPNGTGRFNMFADRPMKDWVRELAAQAGAVVALGDCACWGGIPATEPNPVDNVGLQYLKRNHGGFLGADFKSKWGLPVVNIPGCPAHPDWVTQILVAIAAGRAGDIALDELQRPVTFFKTFTQTGCTRVQYFEYKQSTMEFGQGTRQGCLFYELGCRGPMTHSPCNRILWNRQSSKTRAGMPCTGCTEPEFPFHDLKPGTVFKTQKISGTIPKEVPSGTDHVSYMAHAAAARIAAPKWAKEDMFVV from the coding sequence ATGGCAACCGTGTTGTGGCTGCAGGGCGGCGCGTGTTCCGGAAACACGATGTCGTTCCTCAACGCCGAGGAACCGAGTGCGTGCGACTTGGTGACCGACTTCGGCATCGACCTGCTGTGGCATCCCTCGCTGGGCATGGAAATGGGCGAGAACGCGCAGCGGTTGCTGCACGATCTCGCCGCTGGGCGGAAGCAGCTCGACCTGTTCGTCTTTGAGGGGACGGTGATCCTCGGGCCCAACGGAACGGGACGCTTCAACATGTTCGCCGACCGTCCGATGAAGGACTGGGTTCGCGAACTCGCGGCGCAGGCCGGGGCGGTGGTCGCGCTGGGCGACTGCGCGTGCTGGGGCGGGATCCCCGCCACGGAGCCGAACCCGGTCGACAACGTCGGGCTCCAGTACCTCAAGCGGAACCACGGCGGCTTCCTGGGCGCGGATTTCAAGTCCAAGTGGGGACTGCCGGTGGTCAACATCCCGGGATGCCCCGCGCATCCGGACTGGGTCACGCAGATCCTGGTGGCCATCGCGGCCGGTCGCGCCGGCGACATCGCGCTCGACGAACTGCAGCGCCCGGTGACGTTCTTCAAGACGTTCACGCAGACCGGCTGCACGCGCGTGCAGTACTTCGAGTACAAGCAGTCGACGATGGAGTTCGGCCAGGGGACCCGTCAGGGGTGCCTGTTCTACGAACTCGGCTGCCGCGGCCCGATGACGCACTCGCCGTGCAACCGCATCCTCTGGAATCGCCAGTCGTCCAAGACGCGCGCCGGGATGCCCTGCACCGGGTGCACCGAGCCGGAGTTCCCGTTCCACGACCTCAAGCCGGGAACGGTCTTCAAGACGCAGAAGATCAGCGGCACGATCCCGAAGGAAGTCCCGAGCGGGACCGACCATGTGTCGTACATGGCCCATGCAGCGGCGGCGCGCATCGCGGCGCCCAAGTGGGCGAAAGAAGACATGTTCGTCGTCTGA
- a CDS encoding AP2 domain-containing protein: MSDAHFPDQALAAHADVEPEGGRWVVYLVVTMIPDRDDYVVRHRIADYPTERHARIAARWIVGAASRDLPRPPLGF, encoded by the coding sequence GTGTCCGACGCCCACTTCCCCGACCAGGCGCTCGCGGCCCATGCCGACGTCGAACCCGAAGGCGGACGGTGGGTGGTCTACCTCGTGGTCACGATGATTCCGGATCGCGACGACTATGTCGTGCGGCACCGCATCGCCGACTATCCGACCGAACGCCACGCCAGGATCGCCGCGCGCTGGATCGTCGGCGCCGCATCACGCGACCTTCCGCGCCCGCCGCTCGGCTTCTAA
- a CDS encoding response regulator transcription factor has translation MAPHRILLVDDHALVRRGLAALLHTDGRFRVVAEAGSGEAAIVSAMQEKPDVVILDMSMPRMDGLETLRRLRTLPIRPRVLILSMYDEAHFVAQAMNDGADGYLLKDAMDDELFHALEAVMRGQRYVASTIDRSQVHAAATNPSQLTTREREVLQLIANGHTTQEVAEQLNISPHTATRHRANLMQKLGVHNQVELIRVASQRGLILLPRTAAGGGAT, from the coding sequence ATGGCCCCGCATCGCATTCTCCTGGTCGATGACCACGCCCTCGTTCGGCGCGGGCTCGCGGCGCTCCTCCACACCGACGGGCGCTTTCGCGTCGTCGCGGAGGCGGGGTCCGGGGAGGCGGCGATCGTGAGCGCCATGCAGGAGAAGCCCGACGTCGTCATCCTCGACATGTCGATGCCGCGCATGGACGGGCTGGAGACGTTGCGTCGCCTGCGCACCCTTCCCATCCGCCCGAGGGTGCTGATCCTCTCGATGTATGACGAGGCGCACTTCGTGGCGCAGGCGATGAACGACGGAGCCGATGGCTACCTGCTCAAGGACGCGATGGACGACGAGCTGTTCCACGCGCTGGAGGCCGTGATGCGCGGGCAGCGCTACGTGGCGTCGACGATCGATCGGTCGCAGGTGCACGCGGCGGCGACGAATCCCTCGCAGCTCACGACGCGGGAACGCGAGGTCCTGCAGCTCATCGCCAACGGGCACACGACACAGGAGGTGGCGGAACAGCTCAACATCTCGCCGCACACGGCGACCCGGCACCGGGCGAACCTGATGCAGAAGCTGGGGGTGCACAATCAGGTGGAGCTGATCCGCGTGGCGTCGCAGCGCGGGCTGATCCTGCTGCCGCGCACGGCCGCTGGCGGGGGCGCTACCTAG
- the hypB gene encoding hydrogenase nickel incorporation protein HypB, which yields MSQTRIVEVRAGILKKNDELARALRSRFEQAGVYVVNLVSSPGTGKTQFLERTLTDLVSSGIKAAALVGDLETDNDAKRLARSGAPARQINTHGRCHLEAEMIGEFLGDWDLASLDFLFIENVGNLVCPASYDLGEALRVALLSVTEGEDKPLKYPTMFNSADVALITKMDLAEACEFDREAAHTAIREVRPGMTILEVSSKRGTGMAAWMTLLQERRAAWVAQRGATAPA from the coding sequence ATGAGCCAGACGCGCATCGTCGAAGTTCGCGCGGGGATCCTCAAGAAGAACGACGAACTCGCGCGCGCGCTCCGGAGCCGGTTCGAGCAGGCGGGGGTGTACGTGGTGAACCTCGTGTCGAGTCCAGGGACGGGAAAGACGCAGTTCCTTGAGCGCACGCTCACCGACCTGGTGTCGTCGGGGATCAAGGCCGCGGCGCTCGTGGGCGACCTCGAGACCGACAACGACGCCAAACGACTGGCGCGGAGCGGTGCCCCCGCGCGACAGATCAACACGCATGGGCGCTGCCATCTCGAGGCGGAGATGATCGGGGAATTCCTGGGCGACTGGGACCTGGCGTCGCTCGACTTCCTCTTCATCGAGAACGTCGGCAACCTGGTGTGCCCGGCGAGCTACGATCTCGGCGAAGCGTTGCGCGTGGCGCTGTTGTCGGTGACGGAGGGCGAGGACAAGCCGCTCAAGTATCCCACGATGTTCAACTCGGCCGACGTCGCGCTCATCACCAAGATGGACCTGGCCGAGGCGTGCGAGTTCGATCGCGAGGCGGCGCACACGGCCATTCGCGAGGTACGGCCGGGGATGACGATCCTCGAAGTGTCGTCGAAGCGCGGGACCGGGATGGCGGCGTGGATGACGCTGCTGCAGGAACGGCGCGCGGCGTGGGTCGCGCAGCGCGGCGCGACCGCCCCGGCATGA
- the hypA gene encoding hydrogenase maturation nickel metallochaperone HypA, protein MHELSLAHGIVEQASEAAQRANAQRVVSVQLKVGRLAGVEPGALLFCYDLATQGTPLEGSRLEIVELPLIVWCAHCLMEVELPGVQRFRCPTCDTPCGEIRQGREMEIASLEIEP, encoded by the coding sequence ATGCACGAGCTGTCACTGGCCCACGGAATCGTCGAGCAAGCGTCGGAGGCGGCCCAGCGGGCCAACGCACAACGGGTGGTGTCGGTGCAGCTCAAGGTGGGGCGCCTGGCCGGAGTGGAGCCAGGCGCCCTGCTCTTCTGTTATGACCTTGCGACGCAGGGAACGCCGCTGGAAGGCTCGCGCCTCGAGATTGTCGAGCTACCATTGATCGTGTGGTGCGCGCATTGCCTGATGGAAGTCGAGTTGCCCGGGGTGCAGCGCTTTCGCTGTCCCACGTGCGACACCCCATGCGGGGAGATCCGGCAGGGGCGCGAGATGGAGATTGCCTCGTTGGAGATTGAGCCATGA
- a CDS encoding hydrogenase maturation protease — protein MERSREPVISVTDHDATGPVDSTGPARTPEHTTTQTLIIGCGNLLRGDDAVGPILIRHLWERGLPPGVRCADGGTGGMDVAFQMRGVAHVILVDACTSGSEPGALFKLQGSDVEHLPPLAGVNLHAFRWDHALAFARWALKDDYPSRIDVYLIEAQSLTVGDPLSPPVERTMHALADLLLRQLHEPADAVA, from the coding sequence ATGGAGCGGTCCCGTGAGCCGGTCATTTCGGTGACAGATCACGACGCGACGGGTCCGGTGGATTCCACCGGGCCCGCTCGCACTCCAGAGCACACCACGACGCAGACCCTCATCATCGGCTGCGGAAACCTGCTGCGCGGCGACGACGCGGTGGGGCCAATCCTCATCCGCCACCTGTGGGAGCGCGGGTTGCCCCCTGGCGTGCGCTGCGCCGATGGCGGGACGGGCGGTATGGACGTCGCCTTCCAGATGCGCGGCGTCGCGCACGTCATTCTCGTCGACGCCTGCACCAGTGGCTCCGAACCGGGCGCGCTCTTCAAGCTGCAAGGGAGCGATGTGGAGCACCTTCCCCCGCTCGCGGGCGTCAACTTGCACGCCTTCCGGTGGGACCACGCCCTCGCCTTCGCGCGATGGGCGCTCAAGGACGACTATCCGTCGCGCATCGACGTCTACCTCATCGAAGCGCAGAGCCTCACGGTGGGCGATCCGTTGTCGCCACCGGTGGAGCGCACCATGCACGCGCTGGCCGACCTCCTTCTCCGTCAGCTGCACGAGCCGGCCGATGCCGTCGCCTGA
- a CDS encoding NifU family protein gives MASDAPRSAVTSPPPDLAELARAVETALTDVRGMPIDHRKRALALKEAVEAFHKAGLVQIVRAMKDHPAARDVLMALVEDPAVYALFSMHGIIKADVRARVSQVVERLRTYTQSHGGDVELVDVRDDTVFVRLSGACNGCSMSAVTLRTGVEDALREQVPEITKIEVVPNDPTPEVMPLVSLQRSGRDAGWIAGPSLESLPEGTPVRMELADGKSLVIIRLDAHVQAFRNECAHLGLPIDGGTIDREARTITCPWHGFRFDCLSGECLTAPQAQLEPVPLRVEHGIVHVRPS, from the coding sequence ATGGCGTCCGACGCCCCCCGTTCGGCGGTGACCAGTCCGCCGCCCGATCTCGCCGAGTTGGCGCGCGCCGTCGAGACCGCGCTCACCGACGTGCGCGGCATGCCGATCGACCACCGCAAGCGCGCCCTCGCGCTCAAGGAAGCGGTCGAGGCGTTCCACAAGGCGGGACTCGTACAGATCGTGCGGGCCATGAAGGATCATCCCGCCGCGCGCGACGTGCTGATGGCGCTGGTGGAGGACCCCGCGGTCTACGCGCTCTTCTCGATGCACGGCATCATCAAGGCCGACGTGCGCGCGCGCGTCTCGCAGGTGGTGGAGCGCCTGCGCACGTACACGCAGTCGCACGGCGGCGACGTGGAGCTGGTGGACGTGCGTGACGACACGGTCTTCGTGCGCCTCTCCGGCGCCTGCAACGGCTGTTCGATGTCGGCGGTGACGCTGCGCACGGGAGTCGAGGATGCCTTGCGCGAGCAGGTGCCCGAGATCACGAAGATCGAGGTCGTCCCCAACGATCCGACGCCGGAAGTGATGCCGCTCGTTTCGCTGCAGCGCTCGGGGCGCGATGCGGGGTGGATCGCCGGACCATCGCTCGAGTCGCTGCCCGAGGGGACGCCGGTGCGCATGGAACTCGCCGACGGCAAGAGCCTCGTGATCATCCGGCTCGACGCGCACGTGCAGGCGTTTCGCAACGAGTGCGCGCATCTCGGGCTCCCCATCGACGGTGGGACGATCGATCGCGAGGCGCGCACGATCACCTGCCCGTGGCACGGTTTCCGCTTCGACTGCCTGAGTGGCGAGTGCCTCACCGCACCGCAGGCCCAGCTCGAACCGGTTCCCCTGCGCGTGGAGCACGGGATCGTGCACGTGCGACCGTCGTGA